From the Alteromonas sp. CI.11.F.A3 genome, the window ATATACCTGTGAGTATCGGCCTGCTGCACTAAAGCGAATTGAACTGCCTAATTTAGCTAACTCGTTCGCTAATTCTTCATTTGTGTAGTTTTGTGTAGATTCATTCATCATTAATGCGGTGAGATACGCAGTACCTGCTTTACCCTCAGCATCTAGCAACATACCACCATCCATACTGATGGTAAGGGCTACCGTAGGCGTTTCACTCATCGTGACGCCAAGTACATTCACACCATTTGCTAGTTCACGCTCCCAATAATCCGGCACTGTGACTACAGGAGCCTCACCGGCTTTCGGTTGTACGGTTCTATCGAAACTAGATGGTGAAGACGTATATTCATGATTGTCTGGTTTTGTTTCGGGCTGCGTTTCAGGCAGTGTTCGAACCGGGCGTTCAAACGTGGGCTCCGCAGCCTGCAGTTGCGGCTGGCCTTTAGGCACAATACTCAACACCACACTATTAGCGCCTTTGATATATTTCTTATAGACACGCATCACGTCTTCAGCGGTCACAGAATTGTACCGTGCGATATCTTCAGACACTAAATCTGGAGTTTGATAAAAAGTTTCATTAGCCGCAAGCGCAGTCACTTTACCGGCTACGCTTTGTAGGCCAAATACGGTAGAGGCTTCTATACTGCCTTTGGTTCGCGCTAAATCGTCAGGTTTAACACCGCGGGTTTCGAATTCAGCCAGAGTGGCTTCTATTACCTTTTGAAGCTCATCCAGTGACTGCACCTTTGCTGGATTAGCCAAGGCAATTAATTGAAATTCACAGGCAAGTTCCCGGCATGGGTGTGACACGACAGCTTGGACAGCCATGCCTTCTTTTACTAAATTTTTATAAAATAAAGACGTTTTGCCGCCGCCTAGAATGTCAGAGAGTACATCTAACGGTGCTTCATCAGGGTGACGTGCATATACCGTAGGGAAAGTGATTTGTAGTAAGGGTAAGTGTACCTTATCTTCTAACGTCATATAGCGCGTTTCAGATAAGGTTACTGGCTGAGGCTCAGGATCTTTTACCTCAGGCCCCTTTGGAATATCACCGAAGTATTGGGCTATTAACTTCTTAGTTTTTGCCGCGTCTATGTCACCACCTATGGTTAACACCGCATTGTTAGGCCCATACCAGCGTTTAAAAAAGGCTTTAAGGTCGTTTACATTAACCCGGTCTAAGTCTTCAACATAACCAATGGTCATCCAAGAATAGGGGTGACCTTCTGGATACATGGCTTCGCCATTTAGCTCGTGTCTTAGCCCGTAAGGCTGGTTATCTACTCGCTGAGCACGCTCGTTCTTAACCGTTTCACGTTGGTTTTCGAATTTGGTTTGATTTACCGCTTCAAGCAAATACCCCATGCGATCTGCTTCAAGCCACAACACTTTTTCAAGCTGGTTGGCAGGCACAGTTTCGTAATAATTGGTTCTGTCGGTATTTGTCGAGCCGTTTAAACTGCCACCGGCTTCTGTAATCACCTTAAAATGCTGTTCATCTGCTACATGTTTCGAGCCTTGAAACATCATATGCTCAAAAAAGTGTGCAAAACCAGACTTACCCACTTCTTCTCGGGCAGAGCCTACGTGGTACGTCACATCCACATGAACGAGGGGATCTGAATGGTCTTCGTGGAGAATAACCGTTAATCCATTACTGAGCGTGTACTTTTCGTAGGGGATAGTAACTGCGGAGCTATCGGCGGGGATATCTACGTTTGCCCGTTGGCATCCGTTAAGTACGCTAATAGCAAAAACTGCAACAATAAGGCGAAACGCCAAACTTCCTGACATGCTGGATCCTTCTAGGTGGCCTCGCTTTTGTAATACATTTAACTCGCATCACACTAGCGTCTATAATAATACAACCGTTGAGACAATGGCCTGGGGCATACGTTTCATCGAAGACTACCAGACTTTTTAACGCTTTACTTGCTCTGACTTGCTATCATTGTATTAATTTATAAAATTCTGAAATACACTGACAGTGAACACAGTACAGAAACGTAGTTAAAGGAACTTATATGGAACAGCCCGCAACAGTCTTAGATTTTGAATTTGGCATGTCTCAACTAAGTGGTAATAAAACACTGTTGTTAACCTTATTAAATAAGTTTTCGGATGAATATCGCTCAGCAAACGATGATTTACAGCGATTAGTGAAAGAAGGTAATTTCGACGACGCATATTCTTTAATTCACACGCTAAAAGGTGTGGCAGGTAACTTAGGGTTATTTGCGTTGCATCACGCCAGTAAGCCGGTTGAAGCAAGTGTTAGAAACGACAAATGCCTTCCCGATGACTACGCCAGCTTTTCTGCTCTCGTTGATGAAACCATAGCGGCTGTTGATGCACTATCGGCAGCGCCTGAGCCCGCAGCGCCTGAAGCAACTAGCGCCGTGGCGGCACAAGCTCGCGATCAATTTATTGCCGCATTAAAAGCCAGTGAATTCATTTCCCAGTCAACGCTTGATGAGTGGCTAAGTGTGCTTTCACTTCCTGCTGAAACGAAGCAAGAAATTGAAGAGGCGGTAGACGAACTAGACTACGACGAAGCCATTAAATTGCTTGAAAAAGCCTAAGTGAACGAAATTCCTATCTTAGTTGACGATAACGATGTGCTTATCGTCAACAAGCCTTCCGGCATCGCCATGCATGACAGTGCAAATATTGCGGATACTGCTAAGACAGAAAATGCCAAGAGCACTGGGGCTGGTAAAAATATAAGAACCGGTGAAAGCGCAGACTCCGGCAGTCTCAGAAACATAGACAGCAACATAGACACCCATACATTAGGTATTGTCAGCCTACTTAGGAAACAAACCGGTTATAGCCAGCTTCATCTTTGTCATCGCTTAGATACCGGCACGTCCGGCTGTTTGTGTTTAGCCAAAAATGCACAGACAGCAGCACTTATTGGTGATTCCTTTGAGACACGCCAAGTCAGTAAGTACTACCTTGCTATTAGTGCCGACAAGCCGAAAAAGAAACAAGGTACTATTGTCGGTGATATGAAAAACCGCCGCGGCGGCCAGTTCATGTTGCTTAAAAGCAAAGATAACCCTGCAGTCACTCAATTTTTTAGTCAGTCAGCCAAACCTGGCTATCGCGGTTTTATCGTAAAACCGCTTACGGGCAAAACCCATCAAATTCGAGTCGCCCTTAAAAGTGTTGGCGCAGCCATACTTGGTGACACACTTTATAGTGGCGCACCATCCGATAGATTGCATTTGCACGCCGGCTGGTTAAGCATTCCCCTACCCTCTCGCACTATTTCAGTGAAAGCTCCCATATTAGAAGGTGATTTATTCACTGACAGTGAAGTGGCGACCTGGTTAGCTGAATTGCCTGAACCAGATACTTTCAACTGGCCCGAGATCGCCCCTTCTTTACTACAGTTAGTTAGCAAGGCTTGATGTAAGAAATGAAAGGTGAAAAGGCAAAGCAAGGCGTGCAGGAAACAGAAAACGTTAAGGCTGAGCAGATCGCGATAAAAAAAAACCACATTGCAGGCAGCGGCGCTATTGGCTCTTTACTCGCAGGAGCTGCCGAAAAACAAACCATGCCTTACGCGCTTTACCCAAGAAGCCTTGTATCTCAAGTTGATAAATCTGGTTTTCAGAAACCTAGCCTTAAGCAACATAATAGTGAGCAACCAAAAACTGAGACACCCACACCCTATTTCGTAGGAGCTAAAACTGAGACACCCACTCCATACTTTGTAGAATGGATTGATGGTAGCGCATACCCCGTTACGCAAATATGCAGTACCAAACCTCACCTTTCTGATAACGACATTCTAGTGCTGCCTTTAAAGGTACACCAACTAAAAGACGCGCTTATTCAATGGTTGCCATTTTTAGGGAGTAACACGCCAGTTGTGCTTTTACATAATGGTATGGGTGGGTATGAAATTGCGAAATCGATATTGCCGCCAAGCCAACCATTGCTGCTTGCTACCACCAGCCATGGGGCGATGAAGCGCACTGCTACTCAGGTGATCTATACCGGCGAGGGCGCCACTCAAGTGGGTATTGCCCCTCATTTGCTTTCGCACGAACAATCAGCCATGCCTGAGTGGGCGAAAAGTGTGTGTCACACTTTGCATGCGCTGCTTCCACCAGTGAATTACCAAGCTGATATCATGCAGGCGTTGTGGGCCAAGCTTGCTATCAATGTGGTGATAAACCCATTAACAGCGCTGAATAATATAACCAATAGTCATATTGCTGGTGAGCAGTTTGCTAATGAACGCAAAACGCTTTGTGAAGAATTTGCTCAAGTGGCAAATGCATGTGGTCAGTGCTTTGATGCGATTGAAATTGAACAGCAGGTAGTTAAAGTCGCAGAACTTACAGGCAATAACTACTCCAGTATGCACCAAGACGTGCTACACCATCGACAAACCGAAATTGAAGCCATTAATGGGTATATTGTCAAAATGGCACAAAAAAAGGGTATTGAAGTTCCCCTCAACACCCTTCTTACCAAGCAGGTCACTGCGCGTTTACGATAAACGGCGCGAGCCTGTTATTTGTCTTCCCTACTTATTCCTCTTCAGCGCCTTTCGACACTTCCGGTTTCATAT encodes:
- a CDS encoding pitrilysin family protein, which encodes MSGSLAFRLIVAVFAISVLNGCQRANVDIPADSSAVTIPYEKYTLSNGLTVILHEDHSDPLVHVDVTYHVGSAREEVGKSGFAHFFEHMMFQGSKHVADEQHFKVITEAGGSLNGSTNTDRTNYYETVPANQLEKVLWLEADRMGYLLEAVNQTKFENQRETVKNERAQRVDNQPYGLRHELNGEAMYPEGHPYSWMTIGYVEDLDRVNVNDLKAFFKRWYGPNNAVLTIGGDIDAAKTKKLIAQYFGDIPKGPEVKDPEPQPVTLSETRYMTLEDKVHLPLLQITFPTVYARHPDEAPLDVLSDILGGGKTSLFYKNLVKEGMAVQAVVSHPCRELACEFQLIALANPAKVQSLDELQKVIEATLAEFETRGVKPDDLARTKGSIEASTVFGLQSVAGKVTALAANETFYQTPDLVSEDIARYNSVTAEDVMRVYKKYIKGANSVVLSIVPKGQPQLQAAEPTFERPVRTLPETQPETKPDNHEYTSSPSSFDRTVQPKAGEAPVVTVPDYWERELANGVNVLGVTMSETPTVALTISMDGGMLLDAEGKAGTAYLTALMMNESTQNYTNEELANELAKLGSSIRFSAAGRYSQVYVSTLTKNLMPTLALLKEKFFNPAFAESDFIRMKERVLQGLQQQAKTPSSLARRARDLVLFGADNRVSLPDEGTIETVQSITLDDVKQFYNQYYSPSKASAVVVGNMSSDAVVDALDFMSNWKGESYTFEDYDAFPTYDKNQVFLVDSPSAVQSVVYIVKRSLPFDATGDYFKSRLVNFPLGGGFNSRINLNLREDKGITYGANSAFMGGKTLGWFEVGTDLTAANTAQGITEVFKEINQYIDKGATDEEIQFMRNAFTLSDALEFETPNSKARFLRQLQSYGLEKGYRNEQIEIINSISKDEINALAKQYLSTDALQVIVVGDKEAILEQLESLNMPIIELSVDTNSREKIN
- a CDS encoding pseudouridine synthase; translated protein: MNEIPILVDDNDVLIVNKPSGIAMHDSANIADTAKTENAKSTGAGKNIRTGESADSGSLRNIDSNIDTHTLGIVSLLRKQTGYSQLHLCHRLDTGTSGCLCLAKNAQTAALIGDSFETRQVSKYYLAISADKPKKKQGTIVGDMKNRRGGQFMLLKSKDNPAVTQFFSQSAKPGYRGFIVKPLTGKTHQIRVALKSVGAAILGDTLYSGAPSDRLHLHAGWLSIPLPSRTISVKAPILEGDLFTDSEVATWLAELPEPDTFNWPEIAPSLLQLVSKA
- a CDS encoding 2-dehydropantoate 2-reductase, with product MKGEKAKQGVQETENVKAEQIAIKKNHIAGSGAIGSLLAGAAEKQTMPYALYPRSLVSQVDKSGFQKPSLKQHNSEQPKTETPTPYFVGAKTETPTPYFVEWIDGSAYPVTQICSTKPHLSDNDILVLPLKVHQLKDALIQWLPFLGSNTPVVLLHNGMGGYEIAKSILPPSQPLLLATTSHGAMKRTATQVIYTGEGATQVGIAPHLLSHEQSAMPEWAKSVCHTLHALLPPVNYQADIMQALWAKLAINVVINPLTALNNITNSHIAGEQFANERKTLCEEFAQVANACGQCFDAIEIEQQVVKVAELTGNNYSSMHQDVLHHRQTEIEAINGYIVKMAQKKGIEVPLNTLLTKQVTARLR
- a CDS encoding Hpt domain-containing protein — its product is MEQPATVLDFEFGMSQLSGNKTLLLTLLNKFSDEYRSANDDLQRLVKEGNFDDAYSLIHTLKGVAGNLGLFALHHASKPVEASVRNDKCLPDDYASFSALVDETIAAVDALSAAPEPAAPEATSAVAAQARDQFIAALKASEFISQSTLDEWLSVLSLPAETKQEIEEAVDELDYDEAIKLLEKA